One window from the genome of Pedobacter schmidteae encodes:
- a CDS encoding type IX secretion system membrane protein PorP/SprF, which produces MRSLKRYSLLFVLLLSVNILNLQTANAQQTIQFSQYVFNGLAVNPAYAGYKEDWTVNLSFRSQWVGIDGAPRTGTASIDGLTKNPDKKVGLGLIATTDRLGPQNTSSVYANYAYRLRLDAEDTKRLSFGLAFGATQYNLDGSKFIATDPGDGVIPVGNQSKLSPDLRFGIYYYTPNYYIGASAVDLLSGLGDTTTSDSYRIIKQVRHLYLTGGFMVPLSSSLDLKPTFMIKEDFRGPTNLDLNAYLLISKVVWVGASYRTGIKLWDKKNLQKGLDQNDAISGIVEVFINPRFRVGYSYDYTTSKLSNYQQGSHEISVSFSLQGKKERVLSPRYF; this is translated from the coding sequence ATGAGAAGTTTAAAAAGATACAGTCTGTTGTTTGTACTCCTTTTAAGTGTAAACATTTTAAACCTGCAGACGGCAAATGCGCAACAAACCATACAGTTTAGTCAGTATGTATTTAACGGTCTGGCCGTGAACCCTGCCTATGCCGGGTATAAGGAAGATTGGACGGTAAACCTGAGTTTCCGTTCGCAATGGGTGGGCATAGATGGTGCCCCCCGTACCGGAACGGCTTCTATTGACGGGCTCACCAAAAATCCGGATAAAAAGGTTGGTCTGGGATTAATAGCCACCACAGATCGGTTGGGGCCTCAAAACACCTCATCGGTATATGCCAATTATGCTTACCGGCTGCGCCTGGATGCCGAAGATACCAAAAGGCTGAGCTTTGGATTGGCTTTTGGTGCCACGCAGTACAATCTGGATGGTTCCAAATTCATTGCAACCGATCCGGGCGATGGGGTAATTCCGGTGGGCAATCAAAGCAAGCTATCGCCCGACCTGCGCTTTGGGATCTATTATTACACGCCCAATTATTATATCGGAGCTTCGGCGGTCGACCTGTTATCAGGCTTGGGAGATACCACCACATCAGATAGTTACCGGATTATCAAGCAGGTGCGGCACCTTTATTTAACCGGCGGATTTATGGTTCCGCTGTCGTCATCTCTCGATCTTAAGCCTACTTTTATGATTAAGGAAGATTTCAGGGGGCCGACAAATCTGGACCTGAATGCCTACCTGCTCATCAGTAAGGTAGTTTGGGTGGGGGCTTCGTACCGTACCGGTATTAAATTGTGGGACAAAAAGAACCTGCAAAAAGGGCTGGACCAGAACGATGCCATTTCGGGGATAGTGGAAGTATTTATTAATCCCCGTTTCAGAGTGGGTTATTCTTATGATTATACCACCAGCAAGCTGTCCAATTATCAGCAGGGATCGCACGAGATTTCTGTAAGTTTTAGTCTGCAGGGAAAAAAAGAGAGAGTGTTAAGTCCCCGTTATTTTTAA